One region of Ornithinibacter aureus genomic DNA includes:
- the rpsD gene encoding 30S ribosomal protein S4 gives MARYTGPITKKSRRLKTDLVGGDKNFDLRPFPPGQHGRRRIQEKEYLTQLQEKQKARFTYGVMEKQFRRYYKEAANRPGKTGENILTILESRLDNVIYRAGLARTRRQARQLVTHGHFEVNGVRVDVPSYRVEQYDIITVRKQSVETLPLQVARETYGERPVPAWLQVVPGSLQILIHQLPTRAQIDTVLTEQLIVEFYSKN, from the coding sequence ATGGCCCGTTACACCGGACCCATCACCAAGAAGTCGCGCCGGCTCAAGACCGACCTCGTCGGCGGCGACAAGAACTTCGACCTGCGTCCCTTCCCGCCCGGCCAGCACGGCCGTCGCCGGATCCAGGAGAAGGAATACCTCACCCAGCTGCAGGAGAAGCAGAAGGCTCGCTTCACCTACGGCGTCATGGAGAAGCAGTTCCGCCGCTACTACAAGGAAGCGGCGAACCGCCCCGGCAAGACCGGTGAGAACATCCTGACGATCCTCGAGTCCCGTCTCGACAACGTCATCTACCGCGCGGGCCTGGCCCGCACCCGCCGCCAGGCGCGTCAGCTCGTGACGCACGGCCACTTCGAGGTCAACGGCGTGCGCGTCGACGTGCCCTCGTACCGGGTCGAGCAGTACGACATCATCACCGTGCGCAAGCAGTCGGTCGAGACGCTCCCCCTGCAGGTGGCGCGTGAGACCTACGGCGAGCGTCCCGTCCCGGCCTGGCTCCAGGTCGTCCCGGGCTCGCTGCAGATCCTCATCCACCAGCTGCCGACGCGGGCCCAGATCGACACGGTGCTCACCGAGCAGCTCATCGTCGAGTTCTACTCCAAGAACTAA
- the rpsK gene encoding 30S ribosomal protein S11, whose amino-acid sequence MPPKGRTAGAKKVRRKEKKNVAVGQAHIKSTFNNTIISITDPTGAVIAWASAGQVGFKGSRKSTPYAAQTAAEAAARRAMEHGMRKVDVFVKGPGSGRETAIRSLTAAGLEVGSIQDVTPSPHNGVRPPKRRRV is encoded by the coding sequence ATGCCTCCCAAGGGCCGTACGGCGGGCGCCAAGAAGGTGCGCCGCAAGGAGAAGAAGAACGTCGCAGTGGGCCAGGCCCACATCAAGAGCACGTTCAACAACACGATCATCTCGATCACCGACCCCACCGGGGCCGTCATCGCCTGGGCCTCTGCCGGCCAGGTGGGCTTCAAGGGTTCGCGCAAGTCCACGCCGTATGCCGCGCAGACCGCGGCCGAGGCTGCCGCACGCCGCGCCATGGAGCACGGCATGCGCAAGGTGGACGTCTTCGTCAAGGGCCCGGGTTCCGGTCGTGAGACCGCCATCCGTTCCCTGACCGCTGCCGGCCTCGAGGTCGGTTCGATCCAGGACGTCACCCCGAGCCCGCACAACGGTGTTCGCCCGCCCAAGCGCCGCCGCGTCTGA
- the rpsM gene encoding 30S ribosomal protein S13, translating into MARLVGVDLPREKRVEVALTYIFGVGRTSAQKALAATGVNPNTRVKDLVDEELVKLRDWIDDNLKVEGDLRREVQSDIRRKVEIGSYEGLRHRRGLPVRGQRTKTNARTRKGPKRTVAGKKKAGK; encoded by the coding sequence ATGGCACGTCTAGTTGGAGTGGACCTCCCGCGCGAGAAGCGCGTCGAGGTCGCACTGACCTACATCTTCGGAGTTGGTCGGACCAGCGCACAGAAGGCTCTCGCGGCCACCGGGGTCAACCCGAACACCCGCGTGAAGGACCTCGTTGACGAGGAGCTCGTCAAGCTGCGCGACTGGATCGACGACAACCTCAAGGTCGAAGGTGACCTGCGCCGTGAGGTGCAGTCGGACATCCGCCGCAAGGTGGAGATCGGGTCCTACGAGGGCCTGCGTCACCGTCGTGGGCTGCCCGTTCGCGGCCAGCGCACCAAGACCAACGCGCGTACCCGCAAGGGCCCCAAGCGCACCGTGGCCGGCAAGAAGAAGGCCGGTAAGTGA
- the rpmJ gene encoding 50S ribosomal protein L36: MKVQPSVKKICDKCKVIRRNGRVMVICENLRHKQRQG, translated from the coding sequence ATGAAGGTTCAGCCGAGCGTCAAGAAGATCTGTGACAAGTGCAAGGTGATCCGCCGCAACGGCCGGGTCATGGTGATCTGCGAGAACCTGCGCCACAAGCAGCGCCAGGGCTGA
- the infA gene encoding translation initiation factor IF-1 codes for MAKKDGVIEIEGTIVEALPNASFRVELTNGHKVLAHISGKMRQHYIRILPEDRVVVELSPYDLTRGRIVFRYR; via the coding sequence ATGGCCAAGAAGGACGGCGTCATCGAGATCGAGGGAACGATCGTCGAAGCACTTCCGAACGCATCGTTTCGGGTTGAGCTCACGAACGGTCACAAGGTTCTCGCGCACATCTCAGGGAAGATGCGCCAGCACTACATCCGGATCCTCCCCGAGGACCGCGTGGTGGTGGAGCTCAGCCCCTACGACCTGACCCGCGGCCGCATCGTCTTCCGCTACCGCTAA
- a CDS encoding antitoxin, with the protein MSTLERRLHVLIDQERHARLTEESKRTGRSVGDIVRSAIDLHFDEERDRARRAAAARFLLATADTGDGPGETWDEMLDARARDIEEMLET; encoded by the coding sequence ATGTCCACTCTCGAGCGCCGCCTGCACGTCCTCATCGACCAGGAGCGCCACGCCCGGTTGACGGAGGAGTCCAAGCGCACCGGCCGCTCCGTCGGCGACATCGTGCGCTCGGCCATCGACCTGCACTTCGACGAGGAGCGTGACCGGGCCCGGCGGGCGGCGGCAGCCCGTTTCCTGCTCGCCACGGCCGACACCGGCGACGGGCCCGGCGAGACGTGGGACGAGATGCTCGACGCCCGTGCTCGGGACATCGAGGAGATGCTCGAGACATGA
- a CDS encoding type II toxin-antitoxin system VapC family toxin, whose protein sequence is MSAPLAFLDTSVFLTALGEHPNTSACRALLRRAANGHLSIHTAAECLQEVVFHRMRVGPRAPAVAHLRAIRDLCVVHPMDDLVLDRATDLLASTQARGRDAFIAATALLAGFDAVVTTDDRFVEVPGLRRVHPRDVAA, encoded by the coding sequence ATGAGCGCGCCCCTCGCCTTCCTGGACACCTCGGTCTTCCTCACTGCCCTGGGCGAGCACCCGAACACATCAGCCTGTCGGGCCCTGCTTCGACGGGCGGCAAACGGCCACCTGTCCATCCACACGGCCGCCGAGTGCCTCCAGGAAGTGGTCTTCCACAGGATGCGTGTGGGTCCCCGCGCGCCGGCGGTCGCCCACCTTCGAGCGATCCGAGACCTGTGCGTGGTTCACCCGATGGACGACCTCGTTCTCGATCGGGCCACGGACCTGTTGGCCTCCACGCAAGCGCGCGGTCGCGATGCGTTCATCGCCGCGACGGCCCTGCTCGCCGGGTTCGACGCCGTCGTCACCACCGACGACCGCTTCGTCGAGGTGCCCGGTCTGCGCCGCGTCCACCCCCGCGACGTCGCTGCCTGA
- a CDS encoding CPBP family glutamic-type intramembrane protease has translation MSVRIAIIGDLNPSSASHQELEAARAVLGPDVETVWIGTTDPRIDRLAEMGLDGVWLAPGSPYADDAAVLRAIRWAREHGIPFLGTCGGLQYAVIEFSRTVLGWHATHAEVDGVGATNAVAPLACSLQGQERTVTPVPGTRFANLVGGQPFVGVHYCDYGPTEETVRALTQHGWVVEATAPDAPVEVLSLWNHPFFVLSLFQPQIGALTGRSPHPLLFAFVDVARQHAREREWADAVSGQQRALAAAEAEPRPYVHQMRGPRHRWWRPLLAGLVGIVSLIVMGLVLTAVFWAAGWTMPLTVDDLATDPWGTLYGNLGLALLIPATMLALWVGHRRSPGRVFSVAGRFRWGWAMWCTAVVLPIWALYLGASWVIFGQENLGRADQWVGLVAVTLLTTPLQAAGEEVAFRGGLVQSIGSWFRSPVVALAVTTVLSTAAFALAHGSLDPWILLELGSLAFFGCYLAWRTGGLEAVIVIHVINNILIMVTGSLFGGLAESYVDGTSEGSPVSAVLNLVVTAATTAVLVWLARRRGIAPAGWLTPARG, from the coding sequence GTGAGTGTGCGCATCGCCATCATCGGCGACCTCAACCCGTCCTCCGCCAGCCACCAGGAGCTCGAGGCCGCGAGGGCCGTGCTCGGCCCCGACGTCGAGACGGTCTGGATCGGCACGACCGACCCCCGCATCGACCGCCTCGCCGAGATGGGGCTAGACGGGGTCTGGCTCGCTCCCGGTTCCCCCTATGCCGACGACGCCGCAGTGCTGCGAGCGATCCGCTGGGCGCGTGAGCACGGCATCCCCTTCCTCGGCACGTGCGGCGGGTTGCAGTACGCGGTCATCGAGTTCTCCCGCACCGTGCTGGGCTGGCACGCGACCCATGCCGAGGTCGACGGCGTCGGGGCGACCAACGCCGTGGCTCCGCTCGCGTGCAGCCTGCAGGGCCAGGAGCGCACGGTCACTCCCGTCCCCGGCACCCGCTTCGCGAACCTCGTCGGCGGGCAGCCGTTCGTCGGCGTGCACTACTGCGACTACGGGCCCACCGAGGAGACCGTTCGGGCGCTCACCCAGCACGGCTGGGTCGTCGAGGCCACCGCACCCGACGCACCCGTCGAGGTGCTCAGCCTGTGGAACCACCCCTTCTTCGTCCTCTCGTTGTTCCAGCCGCAGATCGGCGCGCTCACCGGTCGTTCGCCGCATCCCCTGCTGTTCGCGTTCGTCGACGTCGCCCGTCAGCACGCGCGCGAGCGGGAGTGGGCGGACGCCGTGAGCGGGCAGCAACGCGCTCTCGCCGCGGCCGAGGCCGAGCCCCGCCCGTACGTGCACCAGATGCGCGGCCCGCGCCACCGCTGGTGGCGCCCCCTGCTGGCCGGCCTCGTCGGCATCGTCAGCCTGATCGTCATGGGGCTCGTGCTCACGGCGGTCTTCTGGGCGGCGGGGTGGACGATGCCCTTGACCGTCGATGACCTGGCGACCGACCCGTGGGGCACCCTCTACGGCAACCTCGGCCTCGCCCTGCTGATCCCGGCGACGATGCTGGCCCTGTGGGTGGGACACCGCCGCAGCCCAGGTCGGGTGTTCTCGGTGGCGGGCCGCTTCCGGTGGGGGTGGGCGATGTGGTGCACAGCGGTGGTGCTGCCGATCTGGGCGCTCTATCTGGGGGCGTCGTGGGTGATCTTCGGCCAGGAGAACCTCGGCCGGGCCGACCAGTGGGTCGGGCTCGTCGCCGTCACCCTGCTCACCACCCCCCTGCAGGCTGCCGGGGAGGAGGTCGCCTTCCGCGGTGGGCTGGTGCAGAGCATCGGGTCGTGGTTCCGCTCCCCCGTGGTCGCCCTCGCCGTCACGACCGTGCTGTCGACGGCGGCCTTCGCCCTGGCGCACGGGTCGCTCGACCCGTGGATCCTGCTCGAGCTCGGGTCGCTGGCCTTCTTCGGCTGCTACCTGGCGTGGCGCACCGGCGGGCTCGAAGCCGTCATCGTCATCCACGTCATCAACAACATCCTCATCATGGTCACCGGGTCGCTGTTCGGTGGCTTGGCGGAGTCCTACGTCGACGGGACCAGCGAGGGTTCGCCGGTCTCGGCCGTGCTCAACCTCGTCGTCACCGCGGCGACGACGGCGGTGCTGGTGTGGCTCGCTCGGCGTCGCGGCATCGCCCCCGCAGGGTGGCTCACTCCCGCTCGCGGCTGA